The Pseudoalteromonas aliena SW19 genome includes a region encoding these proteins:
- a CDS encoding GMC family oxidoreductase, with protein MNNTTFDYIVIGAGSGGCVMASRLSEDKNVSVCLIEAGKSDNSAFVQMPAGIAASVPYGINSWHYNTVPQKALNNRCGFVPRGKVLGGSSSTNAMVYIRGNKYDYDQWAANGNTGWDFESLLPYFIKAENNKAFVNNDLHGTQGLLHVQELSNPSDVNLCFLGACAEQGVNLSDDINGKEQSGARLSQVTQHNGERCSAAKAYLTPYLNRPNLTVLTNSHVNKINIKNKTAKGVQIERNNQVIDLLAKKEVILSAGAINSPQILMLSGIGPKEHLNAHSIKVEHGLDGVGANLQDHLTVVPLYKSKTSKGTFGVSPLGIASIFKECVNWFTKREGRLTSNFAESHAFIKLFKDSPAPDVQLEFVIGLVDDHSRKLHTGHGYSTHSSIMRPKSRGTITLADNNPRSAPLIDPNYLSHPDDLTVMLAGLKKTLAIMQSKAFDNIRGKMVYPLDINNDEQLIEFIRQTADTEYHPVGTCKMGQDPMAVVDTNLRVHGMSNLRVVDASIMPSIITGNTNAPVIAIAEKAADLIKRANV; from the coding sequence ATGAACAATACAACATTTGATTACATTGTGATTGGCGCAGGTAGTGGCGGCTGCGTTATGGCATCGCGTTTGTCAGAGGATAAAAATGTAAGTGTATGCTTAATTGAAGCAGGCAAGAGCGATAACAGTGCGTTTGTACAAATGCCTGCAGGCATTGCGGCGAGCGTACCTTATGGTATTAATAGCTGGCATTACAATACCGTGCCGCAAAAAGCGCTTAATAATCGTTGTGGGTTTGTACCACGCGGCAAAGTACTGGGTGGCTCAAGCTCGACTAATGCGATGGTTTACATAAGAGGCAATAAATACGATTACGACCAATGGGCGGCTAATGGCAATACGGGTTGGGATTTTGAAAGTTTACTGCCTTATTTTATTAAAGCCGAAAATAATAAAGCGTTTGTGAATAATGATCTCCACGGCACTCAAGGTTTGCTACACGTACAAGAGCTAAGTAATCCAAGCGATGTAAACCTGTGCTTTTTAGGTGCTTGTGCTGAGCAGGGCGTTAATTTAAGCGACGATATAAATGGTAAAGAACAAAGTGGTGCACGTTTATCGCAAGTAACTCAGCATAATGGCGAACGTTGTAGTGCAGCAAAAGCGTATTTAACCCCGTATTTAAACCGCCCAAATTTAACGGTATTAACCAATAGCCACGTTAATAAAATAAATATAAAAAATAAGACCGCAAAAGGCGTGCAAATAGAGCGCAATAATCAAGTTATTGATCTGCTAGCAAAAAAAGAAGTAATACTGAGTGCTGGAGCGATTAATTCACCGCAAATATTAATGCTTTCAGGCATTGGTCCAAAGGAACATCTCAATGCGCATAGTATTAAAGTAGAACACGGACTTGACGGCGTGGGCGCTAATTTACAGGATCATCTAACGGTAGTGCCACTTTATAAATCAAAAACAAGTAAAGGCACCTTTGGTGTAAGCCCGCTTGGTATTGCTAGCATTTTTAAAGAATGTGTAAATTGGTTTACTAAACGAGAAGGGCGATTAACCAGCAATTTTGCTGAATCCCATGCGTTTATTAAATTATTTAAAGACTCGCCTGCACCCGATGTGCAACTAGAGTTTGTAATTGGGCTGGTGGACGATCATAGTCGTAAACTACACACTGGGCATGGTTACAGTACTCACAGTAGTATTATGCGTCCTAAAAGCCGAGGTACTATTACGTTAGCGGATAACAACCCGCGTAGTGCGCCACTTATAGACCCTAATTATTTAAGCCACCCAGATGATTTAACTGTAATGCTTGCGGGCCTTAAAAAAACACTCGCTATTATGCAAAGTAAAGCCTTTGATAACATACGCGGTAAAATGGTGTATCCGCTTGATATAAATAATGATGAGCAGCTGATTGAATTTATTCGTCAAACCGCAGATACCGAATATCACCCAGTGGGGACATGTAAAATGGGACAAGATCCAATGGCTGTAGTGGATACTAATTTGCGAGTTCATGGGATGAGTAATTTACGTGTAGTTGATGCGTCGATTATGCCTAGCATCATTACCGGCAACACAAATGCACCGGTAATTGCGATTGCTGAAAAAGCAGCTGATTTAATTAAGCGCGCAAATGTTTAA
- a CDS encoding tetratricopeptide repeat-containing sulfotransferase family protein: MQPNLKQLHQSAIHSLNQGKIEQAHKALVELVTLKPDFADGYFLLAMVNLTVGQIHKAIKLIEKALTLGQSIEYTAQLAKCYALIGELQKAKNTALSVSLKQITKSLDADTLGVALTQAGIHKQALNYFECAIKLANAANKAQPQFYYNYGVSAKFLGLFDKAQHAFEHAIALDPLHHQSHFTLSDLTKVSVQNNHIERLKNVFEQVTHPDAKLHIGHALAKEYQDLGEFSEAFNALEQGKVAKRAVQPFDHKSSTELFEHIKRLSEQHKQARVQGNPTAEPIFVLGMPRSGTTLVERILSSHSDVQSAGELQDFGLSVKNLSQTKTHHVLDTQTLSKAYELDFNQLGSTYLNATRVITGSHKHFVDKLPFNFFYIDLITKALPNAKIICMLRDPMDTCIGNYRQLFTINNPYYAYSLDLLDTAKFYSRFYKLMQHFSALHSNIKLLKYEELVAQPEQKIKELVNCCNLEWQEQCIDFHLNTAPVSTASKVQVRQPLNNQAIGRWKAFKPHTDEIKDYFFKQNISFE, translated from the coding sequence ATGCAGCCAAATTTAAAGCAACTTCATCAAAGCGCAATACACTCCCTAAACCAAGGTAAAATAGAGCAAGCACACAAAGCCCTTGTGGAGTTAGTTACACTCAAACCTGATTTTGCTGATGGGTATTTTTTGCTGGCAATGGTTAATTTAACTGTTGGGCAAATACACAAAGCAATAAAGCTCATCGAAAAAGCCCTCACCCTTGGTCAAAGTATTGAATACACCGCGCAACTTGCTAAATGTTACGCACTTATTGGCGAATTACAAAAAGCAAAAAACACCGCGCTATCGGTTTCATTAAAGCAAATAACTAAATCACTTGATGCTGATACACTCGGCGTAGCCCTTACTCAAGCAGGCATTCACAAGCAGGCGCTTAACTACTTTGAATGCGCTATTAAACTGGCTAATGCAGCTAACAAAGCTCAACCGCAGTTTTATTATAACTACGGTGTAAGCGCTAAGTTTTTAGGATTATTCGATAAAGCCCAACACGCTTTTGAACATGCCATAGCGCTTGATCCGCTGCATCATCAAAGTCATTTTACATTAAGTGATTTAACTAAAGTAAGTGTGCAAAACAATCATATTGAACGCTTAAAAAACGTGTTTGAACAAGTAACACACCCCGATGCAAAACTGCATATTGGCCATGCCTTAGCAAAAGAGTATCAAGATCTTGGTGAATTTTCAGAGGCTTTTAACGCGTTAGAGCAAGGTAAAGTAGCAAAACGTGCTGTGCAGCCGTTTGATCATAAAAGCTCAACTGAGTTATTTGAACATATTAAACGCTTAAGTGAGCAGCACAAACAAGCGCGAGTACAAGGCAACCCAACGGCCGAACCTATTTTTGTATTAGGCATGCCCCGCTCTGGCACCACATTGGTTGAGCGTATTTTATCGAGCCATAGCGACGTACAATCGGCCGGCGAATTACAAGACTTTGGCCTAAGTGTTAAAAATCTCAGCCAAACAAAAACACACCATGTGCTCGACACTCAAACGCTCAGTAAGGCCTATGAGCTTGATTTTAATCAGCTTGGCAGCACCTATTTAAACGCAACACGCGTAATAACAGGCAGCCATAAACACTTTGTTGATAAGCTCCCGTTTAACTTTTTTTATATCGATTTAATAACCAAAGCACTGCCAAACGCTAAAATTATTTGTATGCTGCGCGACCCAATGGACACCTGTATTGGTAACTACCGCCAGCTATTTACCATTAATAACCCCTACTATGCCTACTCACTCGACTTACTCGACACAGCTAAATTTTACAGCCGTTTTTACAAACTAATGCAGCACTTCAGCGCCCTGCACAGCAACATAAAATTACTAAAATACGAAGAATTAGTCGCACAGCCCGAGCAAAAAATTAAAGAGTTAGTCAACTGTTGTAATTTAGAATGGCAAGAACAATGTATAGATTTTCACTTAAACACCGCACCGGTATCTACTGCCAGCAAAGTGCAAGTACGCCAGCCACTCAACAATCAAGCAATTGGCCGCTGGAAAGCGTTTAAGCCACATACTGATGAAATTAAAGATTACTTTTTTAAGCAAAATATCAGTTTTGAGTAA
- a CDS encoding Gfo/Idh/MocA family protein: MNFVIVGTNFISDTLLAAANTLNDFNLYGVCSRVQSSGRAFLAKHPHNTQAKIFTSIEQVCQDKNVDAVYIAAPNSLHKQYAVMCLAAGKHVLGEKPSAANSKELATIIATAKKHQRLYMEAMMTTHLPNFARLQQAMIKIGTPRKYIGQYSQYSSRYDKYKNGERPNTFLPEFANGALVDLGIYPLYLLIALWGAPQSISASGVLLDTGVDGAGDILLNYADKQAVISYSKISQGDNITEIQGELGRIRIEAISQLKKVEFIANNGDRELVSIAFDEHFMKFEVNHFMRMVNQGKCESDVNTYQLSKSVMHVLDTARTQLGVTYPND; this comes from the coding sequence ATGAACTTTGTTATTGTTGGCACTAATTTTATTAGTGACACATTGTTAGCCGCCGCAAATACGTTAAACGATTTTAATTTATACGGAGTGTGTTCGCGCGTACAGTCGAGCGGCAGAGCATTTTTAGCCAAACACCCACACAATACACAAGCAAAAATTTTCACCTCAATAGAACAAGTATGCCAAGATAAAAATGTTGATGCCGTCTACATAGCCGCGCCAAATAGCTTACACAAACAATACGCCGTTATGTGCCTAGCAGCAGGTAAACATGTACTTGGCGAAAAGCCCTCCGCAGCAAACTCTAAAGAGCTTGCAACTATTATTGCTACCGCAAAAAAACATCAGCGCCTTTACATGGAAGCGATGATGACCACTCACTTGCCTAACTTTGCACGACTACAACAGGCAATGATAAAAATTGGCACGCCACGTAAATACATAGGTCAATATAGTCAGTATTCGTCTCGCTACGATAAATATAAAAATGGCGAGCGTCCAAATACATTTTTACCTGAATTTGCTAACGGTGCACTGGTAGATTTAGGGATTTACCCACTGTATTTATTGATTGCTCTTTGGGGAGCGCCGCAAAGCATAAGTGCCAGTGGCGTATTACTTGATACCGGCGTAGATGGCGCTGGCGATATATTACTAAACTACGCTGATAAACAAGCTGTTATTAGTTATTCTAAAATATCGCAAGGCGATAATATTACCGAAATACAAGGCGAACTTGGCCGTATTCGTATCGAGGCCATATCACAACTTAAAAAAGTAGAATTTATTGCTAATAATGGGGATCGCGAATTAGTGTCTATCGCGTTTGACGAACACTTTATGAAATTTGAAGTGAACCATTTTATGCGAATGGTTAATCAAGGTAAGTGTGAGTCAGATGTTAATACGTATCAGCTTTCAAAAAGTGTCATGCATGTACTTGATACTGCGCGTACTCAATTAGGTGTTACTTATCCTAATGATTAA
- a CDS encoding EamA family transporter, producing the protein MQSPSKEFLLAVMCVLLAMVTIQSGASIAKQLFPVVGPEGTTALRLGFSALILCLVFKPWKHLPSQGNRIPIIVYGLSLGGMNILFYYAIERIPLGIGVALEFTGPLAVALFSSRRKRDLFWVACAIAGILLLLPDMSGQDSLDPLGVALALGAGACWAGYILFGKKTGVQSSGGATVALGMTVAAIVLVPYGGIMQSASFTWEIIPLGIGIAILSSALPYTLEMVALRNMPSQGFSVMMSLEPAIASIAGFILLGELLTLWQWLAILLVITASVGSSFSNAKKQAT; encoded by the coding sequence ATGCAATCACCTTCAAAAGAATTTTTATTAGCAGTTATGTGTGTACTACTTGCTATGGTGACTATTCAATCTGGTGCTTCAATCGCTAAACAATTATTTCCTGTTGTAGGTCCTGAAGGCACAACAGCTTTAAGGCTGGGTTTTTCAGCCCTCATACTTTGCTTAGTGTTTAAACCTTGGAAACATCTACCTAGTCAAGGTAATCGCATCCCTATCATAGTGTATGGATTAAGCCTTGGTGGTATGAATATTTTATTTTATTACGCCATTGAACGTATTCCACTAGGCATTGGTGTCGCACTTGAATTTACAGGCCCCCTTGCTGTTGCTTTATTTTCCTCGCGCCGAAAACGTGATTTATTTTGGGTTGCCTGCGCTATTGCTGGCATTTTGCTTTTGCTTCCAGATATGAGTGGCCAAGATAGTCTTGATCCATTGGGTGTAGCACTTGCTCTTGGGGCGGGTGCATGTTGGGCAGGCTATATATTATTTGGCAAAAAAACGGGAGTACAAAGTTCTGGTGGAGCCACTGTCGCATTGGGCATGACTGTTGCCGCTATAGTGCTAGTGCCTTACGGCGGCATTATGCAAAGCGCCTCGTTTACATGGGAAATTATCCCATTAGGGATTGGTATTGCTATTTTATCAAGTGCATTACCTTATACACTAGAAATGGTTGCTCTGCGTAATATGCCATCGCAAGGGTTTAGCGTCATGATGAGCTTAGAGCCTGCAATAGCCTCAATTGCTGGATTTATACTTTTAGGTGAGTTACTGACTTTATGGCAGTGGCTCGCTATTTTGCTTGTTATTACTGCATCTGTTGGTAGCTCGTTTTCAAACGCAAAAAAACAGGCTACTTAA
- a CDS encoding AraC family transcriptional regulator, translating to MSSLIRATSLQGIDTLISEFGGDPHEIMQNCNINNVDFKNLDNQYLPYRDYAGLLEYCAFKFNCSSFGLKLASRQNFDILGHVAIAAKSSTNLGDALTWVIKYLHLHSPALSLNSHPLENDKSVFLSFEINLKPLPHISQVIELTIGLALAVIKKLSNNRCKPINIFLPKKLSTNTRAYNTYFGCNIIEHRNSAGIVISKSDLTLELDHPELNKVKAALSFLANNKEHTQPLPNQVSALIRPMLPIYQCSNQTISAALGMHPRTLHRELIKHNTSFIKLKDATRRALADHYLAQNQFTISTISELLGYQEQATLSVNVKRWFGCSPRAYRTKKMLN from the coding sequence ATGAGCAGCCTAATCAGAGCCACGTCATTACAAGGTATAGATACGCTAATTAGCGAATTTGGCGGCGATCCGCATGAAATAATGCAAAACTGTAATATTAATAACGTTGACTTTAAAAATCTCGATAACCAATATTTACCTTATCGAGATTACGCTGGGCTATTAGAATACTGTGCTTTTAAGTTCAATTGCTCTAGTTTTGGCCTTAAGCTCGCAAGTAGACAAAATTTTGATATTTTAGGGCATGTTGCAATAGCAGCCAAAAGCAGTACTAATTTAGGGGATGCACTTACTTGGGTTATTAAATACCTTCACTTGCACAGCCCTGCACTTAGCTTAAACTCACACCCATTAGAGAATGATAAAAGCGTGTTTTTATCATTCGAAATTAATTTAAAACCATTACCGCACATAAGCCAAGTAATTGAGCTCACCATTGGTTTAGCATTAGCTGTTATTAAAAAGCTGAGTAATAATCGCTGCAAACCAATTAATATATTTTTACCAAAAAAATTAAGTACTAATACTCGTGCCTATAACACTTACTTTGGTTGTAACATTATAGAGCATCGCAACAGCGCTGGTATTGTAATCTCAAAAAGTGATTTAACTCTTGAGCTTGACCACCCTGAACTAAATAAAGTAAAAGCGGCGCTAAGCTTCTTGGCAAATAACAAAGAACACACCCAACCATTGCCCAACCAAGTTAGTGCACTAATTAGGCCTATGCTTCCTATTTATCAATGCAGTAACCAAACTATTTCAGCTGCACTGGGTATGCACCCGCGTACTCTGCATCGAGAACTTATCAAACATAATACGAGCTTTATAAAACTTAAAGATGCCACTCGCCGCGCTTTAGCTGACCACTACTTAGCGCAAAACCAATTTACAATATCGACTATATCTGAGCTTTTAGGGTATCAGGAGCAAGCAACGCTAAGTGTTAATGTTAAACGCTGGTTTGGTTGTTCTCCTCGAGCATATAGAACTAAAAAAATGTTAAACTAA
- a CDS encoding NADH:flavin oxidoreductase/NADH oxidase, producing the protein MSQLFSPLSLGQVTLNNRIIIAPMCQYSANNGAASDWHTIHLGQLSLSGAGLLILEATAVNPEGRISYGDLGLWNNETQQALDKSLKAVRQYSPMPIGIQLAHAGRKASTGKPWEDIGAIAPDDVNGWQTLAPSAIAYDDKSPVPKAMSQSDIDSLIKDFVSAAKRADELGLDLIELHGAHGYLLHQFLSPLSNKRGDNYGGSLENRMRLLLEVFKAVRAVFPSDKAVGVRISATDWVAGGWDLEQSIVLSKALDELGCDFIHISTAGLSPEQQIPVKPNFQVPFATAIKRAVKMPVIAVGLITQAQQAEDIICEQQADGVALARGILYNPHWPWHAAAELGATVTAPKQYLRSSPHGQPSPIK; encoded by the coding sequence ATGAGCCAACTATTTTCGCCTTTATCACTTGGGCAAGTAACGTTAAATAACCGTATTATTATTGCACCCATGTGCCAGTATTCAGCAAACAATGGCGCTGCTAGCGATTGGCACACTATTCATTTAGGCCAATTGAGTTTGAGTGGTGCAGGATTGCTAATTTTAGAAGCAACAGCAGTAAATCCAGAAGGGCGTATTAGTTACGGCGATTTAGGGCTTTGGAATAACGAAACACAACAAGCGTTAGATAAAAGTCTAAAAGCAGTAAGGCAATACAGCCCTATGCCTATTGGTATTCAGTTAGCGCATGCTGGACGTAAAGCCTCTACAGGTAAGCCGTGGGAAGATATTGGCGCTATTGCACCTGATGACGTAAATGGCTGGCAAACGCTCGCACCTTCAGCAATTGCGTACGATGATAAAAGCCCTGTGCCAAAAGCAATGAGCCAATCTGATATTGACTCATTAATTAAAGATTTTGTAAGTGCAGCTAAACGCGCTGATGAACTCGGCCTTGATTTAATAGAGCTACATGGTGCGCACGGTTACTTGCTGCATCAGTTTTTGTCGCCACTTTCAAATAAGCGTGGTGATAACTACGGTGGCAGCCTAGAAAACAGAATGCGATTATTACTTGAAGTATTTAAAGCTGTACGCGCTGTGTTCCCAAGTGATAAAGCCGTGGGTGTGCGTATTTCAGCAACCGATTGGGTTGCCGGCGGCTGGGATTTAGAACAATCTATAGTGCTTAGTAAAGCGCTTGATGAACTCGGCTGTGATTTTATTCATATAAGTACTGCGGGTCTAAGCCCTGAGCAACAAATACCGGTAAAACCTAACTTTCAGGTACCGTTTGCAACAGCCATAAAAAGAGCGGTTAAAATGCCTGTTATAGCGGTGGGTTTAATTACACAGGCGCAACAAGCAGAAGATATTATTTGTGAGCAGCAAGCCGATGGTGTAGCGCTTGCGCGTGGCATTTTATATAACCCACATTGGCCGTGGCATGCAGCTGCTGAGCTTGGCGCTACAGTAACTGCACCTAAACAGTATTTACGCTCAAGCCCACATGGGCAGCCATCTCCAATTAAATAA
- a CDS encoding TonB-dependent receptor, which produces MFKPSLLTLAISSAVSSVFLLPNAALAQEEVAAKNKSLEVIEVTATRRSGSVQNAPLNITALDADIMKDQNINELADVARWVPGLTITDQGGRSGSPIIVRGLNTNSSGPSSDGGTVSTYLNEIPVSVDMRLVDIERVEVLIGPQGTLYGAGTLGGAIRYMLKQPELDFTSLEVYGDLFQTKESDSLGGEGGFIFNLPLIEDTLAVRASLNVYEDPGFIDYGYVVREPGVSITDPNWSDSSAVTNNLKNIKDANGETTTTGRISVRYKPNESFEGTLNYFYQNQDSEGRSIVHYNSLNANNGLSDVIGKYESAYRYAEPREKKDQLLSLELKADLGFAELVSATGISRFDADGQRDQTDLLIRLDYGYEEFPSFSAFTREIDEEDTFTQEIRLVSQSDSDLNWIVGGFYNKTETDASSREFTPNYDVFVKGEQVRPDALEYLELTSSKITESALFGEVGYQVTDKLDVTIGARFYEYDIQAKAAFDFPLANTLSGSAGPNGISINYENSDASDNGNLFKFNAKYQFTDSVMGYVTVSEGFRIGGSNGLVACPDPLPADQQTGCGQPDEMLYDADTTTNYELGFKSTWFRSQLHFNAALFNVDWDDAQISGATDVGQLTYLSNAGSANAKGIEISTRAILSDAFSLYATYAYTKAELTSDAPFLFNADGTGGAEDGDRLPGSPENQFSMGVNYQAEVFNDKTLDINYGLTAQSDVLSRVGLRDNGETLPGYSLSNISAKLTADAWSTTLYVDNLFNKYAVTSVRRSNADITSANGADIQRNYGHYINRPLTVGVKFNYKFEI; this is translated from the coding sequence ATGTTTAAACCAAGCTTGTTAACCTTGGCTATTTCGAGCGCTGTTTCTAGCGTATTTTTATTACCAAATGCCGCTCTTGCTCAAGAAGAAGTTGCCGCTAAAAACAAATCACTCGAAGTAATCGAAGTTACAGCAACGAGGCGCAGCGGCTCTGTGCAAAACGCACCGTTAAATATTACCGCCCTTGATGCAGATATTATGAAAGATCAAAATATCAATGAGCTTGCGGATGTAGCACGCTGGGTACCTGGTTTAACAATTACCGATCAAGGTGGTCGCTCTGGCTCACCTATTATTGTTCGTGGTTTAAATACAAACTCTTCTGGTCCATCGTCGGATGGCGGCACAGTTTCTACCTATCTAAACGAAATTCCAGTTTCGGTAGATATGCGCTTAGTAGATATTGAGCGCGTTGAAGTATTAATTGGGCCACAAGGCACCCTTTATGGTGCAGGCACATTAGGCGGTGCAATTCGTTATATGCTTAAACAGCCTGAGCTTGATTTTACATCGCTTGAAGTTTACGGCGACCTATTTCAAACAAAAGAAAGTGACTCTTTAGGTGGCGAAGGCGGCTTTATATTTAACCTGCCACTTATTGAAGACACACTTGCAGTGCGCGCCAGTTTAAATGTTTACGAAGACCCAGGTTTTATCGATTACGGTTATGTTGTGCGCGAGCCAGGTGTATCAATAACCGATCCTAATTGGAGCGACAGCTCAGCGGTTACTAACAACCTTAAAAACATAAAAGACGCCAACGGTGAAACCACGACCACAGGCCGCATTTCTGTTCGCTACAAACCAAATGAATCGTTTGAAGGGACGCTAAACTACTTTTACCAAAACCAAGATAGCGAAGGCCGCTCGATTGTTCATTACAACAGCCTTAATGCAAACAACGGTTTAAGCGACGTAATAGGTAAATACGAATCAGCTTACCGCTATGCGGAGCCCCGTGAGAAAAAAGATCAATTACTAAGCCTTGAGCTAAAAGCCGACTTAGGTTTTGCAGAGCTGGTATCGGCAACCGGTATTTCACGCTTTGATGCCGATGGCCAACGCGACCAAACAGACCTACTTATTCGTCTTGATTACGGCTACGAAGAATTCCCTTCGTTCTCTGCTTTTACCCGAGAAATAGATGAAGAAGACACCTTTACGCAAGAAATTCGTTTGGTGTCGCAAAGCGACAGTGACTTGAACTGGATTGTGGGTGGCTTTTACAACAAAACAGAAACGGATGCCTCCAGCAGAGAGTTTACTCCAAACTACGATGTATTTGTCAAAGGCGAACAAGTACGCCCTGATGCATTAGAATACTTAGAATTAACCAGCAGTAAAATCACTGAATCTGCACTTTTTGGCGAGGTGGGTTACCAAGTCACCGATAAATTAGACGTGACTATTGGTGCCCGCTTTTATGAATACGATATACAAGCAAAAGCTGCGTTTGACTTCCCACTTGCTAACACCTTATCGGGTAGCGCTGGTCCTAATGGAATCAGTATTAATTATGAAAACAGTGACGCGAGTGATAACGGGAATTTATTTAAATTTAATGCTAAGTACCAGTTTACTGATTCAGTAATGGGCTATGTAACGGTAAGTGAAGGCTTTAGAATTGGTGGCTCAAACGGCTTGGTCGCTTGCCCTGATCCACTGCCTGCCGATCAGCAAACGGGTTGTGGCCAACCTGACGAAATGCTTTACGATGCTGATACCACTACAAATTACGAGCTAGGTTTTAAAAGCACATGGTTTAGAAGCCAACTACACTTTAACGCCGCGTTATTTAACGTAGATTGGGATGATGCACAAATCTCTGGCGCTACCGATGTAGGCCAATTAACGTATCTTTCAAACGCAGGCAGCGCGAATGCAAAAGGGATTGAAATTTCAACCCGTGCAATTTTATCAGATGCATTTTCGCTTTATGCAACCTATGCTTATACAAAAGCAGAGCTAACATCAGATGCACCCTTTTTGTTTAACGCCGATGGCACCGGTGGCGCAGAAGACGGCGATCGTTTACCGGGTTCACCTGAAAACCAATTTTCGATGGGTGTAAACTATCAAGCCGAGGTGTTTAACGATAAAACTCTTGATATTAACTACGGTTTAACCGCGCAAAGCGACGTACTTTCAAGAGTGGGTCTTCGTGATAACGGCGAAACACTACCGGGTTATAGCTTAAGTAATATATCTGCTAAATTAACGGCCGATGCATGGTCAACTACGCTATATGTTGATAACCTATTTAACAAATATGCAGTTACCTCAGTTCGTCGTTCAAATGCGGATATAACATCAGCGAACGGCGCCGATATACAGCGTAACTACGGCCATTACATTAATCGCCCGCTTACGGTAGGTGTTAAATTTAACTACAAATTTGAAATATAA
- a CDS encoding MFS transporter, whose product MTQTGVSPQPLSNTLVTIIALCCGLIVANIYYAQPIIELLAPEVGLSAHSASLIVSLTQIGYALGLFFVVPLADLIENKRLMLITLAVSFLSLVGTALADSPNVMLILCLMIGISSVSVQVLIPLAAHLSSDEKRGQVLGNIMAGLLLGILLARPISSLIADHFGWRAVFYFAAGCMVFIAGVIYFAIPSRQPTHKTTYFKLLKSLKQLMISQPLLRQRSLFQALMFASFSLFWTSVPVVLSREYGLSQSEIALFALVGAAGAVAAPIVGRLADKGYTHQVSLLAKVIAAGCFLPSLFELPYGIVILAITGVFIDFAVQANMVLGQRAVYALEPQSRARFNAIYMTSIFVGGAVGSLIASPLYEVGGWTGIALVATGMPLISLIGYLVTTKKQSKAMS is encoded by the coding sequence ATGACTCAAACAGGCGTTTCACCACAACCACTTAGCAATACACTCGTTACTATTATTGCTTTGTGTTGCGGTCTTATTGTTGCCAATATTTACTACGCTCAACCTATTATTGAGTTACTCGCCCCAGAGGTGGGACTAAGTGCGCACAGTGCTAGCCTTATCGTATCGCTTACACAAATAGGCTACGCTTTGGGGTTGTTTTTTGTAGTGCCGTTAGCTGACTTAATTGAAAATAAACGCTTAATGTTGATCACTCTAGCCGTGTCGTTTTTGAGTTTAGTGGGGACTGCACTTGCTGATTCACCTAATGTAATGCTTATTTTATGTTTAATGATAGGTATAAGCTCGGTTTCTGTTCAGGTGCTTATTCCACTTGCTGCGCATTTATCGTCTGACGAGAAGCGCGGGCAAGTTCTTGGCAATATTATGGCTGGCCTGTTGTTAGGTATTTTGCTGGCAAGACCTATATCGAGCTTAATAGCCGATCACTTTGGTTGGCGCGCTGTATTTTACTTTGCAGCAGGGTGTATGGTGTTTATTGCAGGCGTAATTTATTTTGCTATTCCAAGCAGGCAACCTACCCATAAAACAACATATTTTAAGTTATTAAAATCGCTTAAACAGTTAATGATAAGCCAACCACTGCTGCGCCAACGATCTCTTTTTCAAGCATTAATGTTTGCATCGTTCAGCTTATTTTGGACAAGCGTACCGGTTGTGCTTTCCCGTGAGTATGGTTTATCCCAATCAGAAATAGCACTGTTTGCACTAGTGGGTGCGGCAGGTGCTGTAGCTGCCCCCATTGTTGGGCGTTTGGCAGATAAGGGCTATACACATCAGGTATCGTTACTTGCAAAAGTTATAGCGGCTGGTTGCTTTTTACCAAGTTTATTTGAGTTACCTTACGGGATAGTAATTTTGGCGATAACGGGTGTGTTTATTGATTTTGCTGTGCAGGCAAATATGGTACTCGGGCAACGTGCGGTTTACGCACTTGAGCCCCAAAGCCGTGCGCGTTTCAACGCTATTTACATGACGAGTATATTTGTAGGTGGCGCAGTAGGCTCGCTTATTGCCAGCCCATTATATGAAGTGGGTGGTTGGACAGGTATTGCACTGGTTGCCACGGGCATGCCGCTGATTTCGTTGATTGGTTATTTGGTTACAACTAAAAAGCAAAGTAAGGCTATGAGTTAA